In the Streptomyces sp. f51 genome, one interval contains:
- a CDS encoding phospholipase C, phosphocholine-specific: protein MPQVNRRRFFQLAGGTAAFTALSGSVQRAAAVPAHRRSGTIEDVEHIVVLMQENRSFDHYFGSMRGVRGFGDPRPATTTGTKPVWYQSDGTKDVLPFHPEADDLGLAFLKDLPHGWSDGHAAFNKGKYDKWVPAKSATTMAYLTRDDIPFHYALADSFTVCDAYHCSFIGSTDPNRYYMWTGYTGNDGKGGGPVLGNDEAGYGWTTYPERLEAAGISWKVYQDVGDGLDANGSWGWIPDAYRGNYGDNSLLYFNQYRDAKPGDPLYDKARTGTDARKGEGFFDQLRADVQGGKLPQISWIAAPEAFTEHPNWPANYGAWYISQVLDALTSDPEVWSRTALFVTYDENDGFFDHLVPPFPPQSAAQGKSTVDVGPDLHPGDASHAAGPYGLGQRVPMLVVSPWSKGGYVCSETLDHTSIIRFMEARFGVREPNISPWRRAVCGDLTAAFDFARKDTAPVDLPATEGYRPPDANRHPDYVPTPPANPALPRQERGSRPTRPLKYAPIVDGSADTAAGTFTLTFGSGAQAGAAFLVTSGNRTDGPWTYTTEAGRTVSDTWNSAYSAGSYDLTVHGPNGFLRTFRGAGRTAGVEVTARHTGCDVELTFVNRGTAAAKLTLTNGYGGRSQAVRVKAGATVKQTVDLRASSRWYDLSVVADGQAGFLRRFAGHVENGRPGVSDPALVTV from the coding sequence ATGCCTCAAGTGAATCGGCGCCGATTCTTCCAACTCGCCGGTGGCACAGCGGCGTTCACCGCGCTGTCCGGAAGTGTCCAGCGTGCGGCCGCCGTGCCGGCGCACCGCCGTTCGGGCACGATCGAGGACGTCGAGCACATCGTCGTCCTGATGCAGGAGAACCGTTCGTTCGACCACTACTTCGGCTCGATGAGAGGCGTCCGCGGCTTCGGCGACCCGCGTCCCGCGACCACGACCGGCACCAAGCCGGTGTGGTACCAGTCCGACGGCACCAAGGACGTGCTGCCCTTCCACCCCGAGGCGGACGACCTGGGACTCGCGTTCCTCAAGGACCTCCCGCACGGCTGGAGCGACGGGCACGCCGCGTTCAACAAGGGCAAGTACGACAAGTGGGTGCCCGCCAAGTCGGCCACGACGATGGCCTATCTGACGCGTGACGACATCCCGTTCCACTACGCGCTGGCCGACTCCTTCACCGTCTGCGACGCGTACCACTGTTCCTTCATTGGCTCGACGGACCCCAACCGCTACTACATGTGGACGGGTTACACCGGCAACGACGGCAAGGGCGGCGGCCCGGTCCTCGGCAACGACGAGGCCGGGTACGGCTGGACGACGTACCCGGAGCGACTGGAGGCGGCCGGGATCTCCTGGAAGGTGTACCAGGACGTCGGCGACGGTCTGGACGCGAACGGCTCCTGGGGCTGGATCCCCGATGCCTACCGCGGCAACTACGGCGACAACTCGCTGCTGTACTTCAACCAGTACCGCGACGCCAAGCCCGGCGACCCGCTGTACGACAAGGCCCGCACCGGCACCGACGCCCGCAAGGGCGAGGGCTTCTTCGATCAGCTCAGGGCCGACGTGCAGGGCGGGAAGCTGCCCCAGATCTCCTGGATCGCCGCCCCCGAGGCCTTCACGGAGCACCCGAACTGGCCGGCCAACTACGGCGCCTGGTACATCTCCCAGGTCCTGGACGCGCTCACCTCGGACCCCGAGGTGTGGAGCAGGACGGCCCTGTTCGTCACGTACGACGAGAACGACGGCTTCTTCGACCACCTGGTGCCGCCGTTCCCGCCGCAGTCCGCCGCCCAGGGCAAGTCCACCGTCGACGTCGGCCCGGACCTCCACCCGGGCGACGCGAGCCACGCGGCCGGACCGTACGGACTGGGCCAGCGGGTGCCGATGCTCGTCGTCTCGCCCTGGAGCAAGGGCGGTTACGTCTGCTCCGAGACACTCGACCACACCTCGATCATCCGGTTCATGGAAGCCAGGTTCGGAGTGCGCGAGCCCAACATCTCGCCCTGGCGGCGTGCCGTCTGCGGCGACCTGACCGCCGCCTTCGACTTCGCCCGCAAGGACACCGCGCCGGTGGACCTGCCCGCCACCGAGGGCTACCGGCCGCCGGACGCGAACCGCCACCCCGACTACGTCCCGACCCCGCCAGCGAACCCCGCCCTGCCCCGGCAGGAGCGCGGCTCGCGACCGACCCGCCCGCTCAAGTACGCGCCGATCGTGGACGGTTCGGCGGACACGGCGGCCGGCACGTTCACGCTGACGTTCGGCTCCGGAGCCCAGGCGGGCGCGGCCTTCCTCGTCACCTCCGGGAATCGCACGGACGGCCCCTGGACGTACACCACCGAGGCGGGCAGGACCGTCTCGGACACCTGGAACTCGGCCTACTCGGCAGGCTCGTACGACCTCACCGTGCACGGTCCGAACGGCTTCCTGCGCACCTTCAGGGGAGCCGGCAGGACGGCGGGAGTCGAGGTCACCGCCCGCCACACCGGCTGCGACGTGGAGCTCACGTTCGTGAACAGGGGCACCGCCGCGGCGAAGCTCACGCTCACGAACGGCTACGGCGGACGTTCCCAGGCCGTCCGGGTCAAGGCGGGCGCGACCGTGAAGCAGACGGTGGACCTGCGGGCGAGCAGCCGCTGGTACGACCTGAGCGTGGTCGCCGACGGACAGGCGGGCTTCCTGCGGCGATTCGCCGGACATGTCGAGAATGGCCGTCCCGGTGTCAGTGACCCCGCTCTCGTCACTGTCTGA